The proteins below come from a single Candidatus Flexicrinis affinis genomic window:
- a CDS encoding VOC family protein encodes MLKFDHIILAVSDLAEASRDFEAAGFTVSPGGVHSAGTTHNALVLLSDGAYLELIARTGAPTPEGSTDLTFLLEHGEGPVGLCLSSDDLDADAEKIRMRGASVNPPLDGGRVRPDGVWMQWRIAWVEELQLPFIIQDVTPRERRVPDDDLTALTHMNGARGLRGVNMRVGSASTMARLHAVFGEPVKAGARTVAFDCAGGIVHAEVTGITDAIESIVLSGIDTPFTVRNSRFVPVASVSA; translated from the coding sequence ATGTTGAAGTTCGATCATATCATCCTTGCCGTTTCGGATCTCGCCGAAGCCTCGCGCGATTTCGAAGCGGCTGGCTTTACCGTCTCGCCGGGGGGCGTCCACAGCGCCGGCACCACCCACAATGCGCTTGTACTGTTGTCGGACGGCGCGTATCTCGAACTGATCGCCCGCACCGGCGCACCCACCCCGGAGGGTAGCACGGATTTGACCTTCTTGCTGGAGCACGGCGAAGGGCCTGTCGGCTTGTGCTTGTCCAGCGACGACCTTGACGCCGACGCCGAGAAGATTCGCATGCGCGGCGCGTCGGTCAACCCGCCGCTGGACGGCGGGCGGGTGCGACCTGACGGCGTGTGGATGCAGTGGCGCATCGCGTGGGTCGAGGAATTACAGCTTCCGTTCATCATTCAGGACGTGACACCGCGCGAACGGCGCGTGCCGGACGACGACCTGACCGCGCTGACGCACATGAACGGCGCGCGCGGCCTGCGCGGCGTGAACATGCGCGTCGGGTCGGCGAGCACGATGGCCCGGCTGCATGCCGTGTTTGGTGAGCCGGTGAAGGCCGGAGCGCGAACGGTGGCGTTCGACTGCGCAGGCGGGATCGTGCATGCGGAAGTGACCGGAATCACTGACGCGATCGAGTCGATCGTCCTCAGCGGGATCGACACGCCGTTCACCGTGCGCAATTCGCGCTTCGTGCCGGTGGCGTCCGTAAGCGCCTAG
- the meaB gene encoding methylmalonyl Co-A mutase-associated GTPase MeaB codes for MNPLAESVVGGSRRALARALTYIENQSPESESLLSDLFPHTGRAWVIGVTGAPGTGKSSLVNTMALAYRKAGKTVAIVAVDPTSPFTGGAILGDRIRMRDLSGDPGVFIRSMATRGSLGGLARTTRDAVRALDAAGFDYVMVETVGAGQSEVEIVRTAHTTIVVEAPGLGDDVQAIKAGILEIADILVVNKADRPGADNTVRALRAMLELGHPTRVTAMHHGRVMQVETPGGPEVVEHDPFLWLPKVLRTVASREAGTEDDGIAALIEEIARHRTFLNRSDHGASQARERIQIELYDRLRQAVFERALAALPPAHFDALVDAVIARKIDPQQAVLQILDA; via the coding sequence ATGAATCCATTAGCCGAAAGCGTGGTCGGCGGAAGCCGGCGCGCGCTCGCCCGTGCCCTGACTTATATCGAAAACCAATCGCCGGAAAGCGAGAGTCTGCTGTCGGATCTGTTTCCGCATACGGGTCGCGCGTGGGTGATCGGCGTTACCGGCGCGCCCGGCACCGGCAAATCGTCGCTGGTGAACACCATGGCGCTGGCATATCGCAAGGCCGGCAAGACCGTCGCCATCGTGGCCGTCGATCCGACCAGTCCCTTCACCGGCGGCGCGATCCTCGGCGACCGCATCCGCATGCGCGACCTGTCCGGCGACCCCGGCGTGTTCATCCGCAGCATGGCGACGCGCGGCAGTCTAGGCGGATTGGCGCGCACGACCCGCGATGCCGTGCGCGCGCTGGATGCTGCCGGTTTCGACTACGTGATGGTCGAGACGGTTGGGGCCGGACAGAGCGAGGTCGAGATCGTGCGCACGGCGCATACGACGATTGTCGTGGAAGCGCCCGGCCTCGGCGACGACGTGCAAGCGATCAAGGCCGGTATTCTCGAGATCGCCGATATTCTGGTCGTCAACAAGGCTGACCGCCCCGGCGCGGACAACACCGTGCGCGCCTTGCGTGCGATGCTCGAGCTGGGGCATCCGACGCGCGTCACGGCGATGCACCACGGCCGTGTGATGCAGGTCGAGACACCCGGCGGGCCGGAGGTCGTGGAGCACGACCCGTTCTTGTGGCTGCCGAAAGTGCTGCGCACCGTGGCGAGCCGCGAGGCCGGCACCGAAGACGACGGCATCGCCGCGCTGATCGAAGAGATCGCACGGCACCGCACATTCCTCAACCGCAGCGACCACGGCGCCAGCCAAGCCCGCGAACGGATTCAGATCGAGCTGTACGACCGGCTCAGGCAAGCCGTATTCGAGCGCGCGCTCGCCGCTTTGCCGCCCGCCCACTTCGACGCGCTAGTCGACGCCGTGATCGCGCGCAAGATCGACCCACAGCAGGCCGTCCTCCAAATTCTCGACGCATAA
- a CDS encoding VOC family protein: MLQIVWFEIPVHDIERAVTFYAAAFGLSDVQIVADGTRKTATLRNTSEGGIPGVSLTQTPGFEPSNQRGPWAYIGASDDFDGTVARVAAAGGTMVSGKTSMGEAGSYVSFLDTEGNLLALYTYP, from the coding sequence ATGCTTCAAATCGTGTGGTTTGAGATTCCGGTCCATGACATCGAGCGCGCCGTCACGTTCTACGCGGCCGCGTTCGGCCTGAGCGATGTGCAGATCGTAGCCGACGGCACCCGCAAGACGGCGACCCTGCGCAACACCAGCGAGGGCGGCATTCCCGGCGTGTCTCTGACGCAGACGCCCGGCTTCGAGCCGAGCAACCAGCGCGGGCCGTGGGCATACATCGGCGCGTCCGACGACTTCGACGGTACCGTGGCGCGCGTTGCCGCAGCAGGCGGCACGATGGTGTCCGGCAAGACGTCGATGGGCGAGGCCGGCAGCTACGTCAGCTTCCTCGATACCGAAGGCAATCTGCTGGCGTTGTACACCTATCCCTAG
- a CDS encoding cold shock domain-containing protein, giving the protein MGDRVRGTVKWFNGEKGYGFIAQPNGQDLFVHYSEIQSRGYRTLNEGDEVEFEVTDGKKGKQASAVTVVQK; this is encoded by the coding sequence ATGGGTGATCGTGTTCGCGGTACGGTGAAGTGGTTCAACGGTGAAAAGGGCTATGGATTCATCGCCCAGCCCAACGGTCAGGACCTCTTCGTTCACTACTCGGAAATTCAGTCGCGCGGTTACCGCACCCTGAACGAGGGGGACGAGGTCGAGTTTGAGGTGACCGATGGAAAGAAGGGCAAGCAGGCTAGCGCCGTGACGGTCGTCCAGAAGTAA
- a CDS encoding PAS domain-containing protein gives MQLSFVNSPLFARTTDLVAILVDGIIVAANPAMTSVVPGIIGQRIDNLIHDEDWEQLFARLSNAPSGGPMMGRLATRPSVALSWAWFDDGEGHTVISGRELLPREEYDRSATRETVLREKAELETRVAQAEDFLDSLVNAMPDFIFVVDRSTAITYCNDEFAKIIGYTRREEVEDRLIDDVMAPDLAAYFKSQVQHVFASGEPLHLVETLDMPGGRIHTDTYKIPLIGSDGEVIALVGSSRDITELIDTRTALADRTAELERINHALREAELEAESALEKERELHHVKNRFLWVVAHEFRTPLTVISLSIDLLDSYFDIMTPDKRQDQIVRMRSQLKRLGALIDEIGYIHRLQTGGFTLRVTPVDLPRFLRAIANETELVRGEAGRVVITSTPNKITAALDETLMQQVFSNLISNALKYSGKYTQVNVRVAVNGSKILVAVEDSGMGIGEDELEQVFQPFFRGAETSGIPGTGLGLTIVKQSVEAHGGAIRIASTVGKGTTVTVELPLVVALEQIVV, from the coding sequence ATGCAGCTTTCATTCGTCAACAGCCCGTTGTTCGCGCGCACGACTGATCTCGTGGCGATTCTGGTTGATGGCATAATCGTTGCGGCCAACCCGGCAATGACGTCCGTCGTGCCGGGCATCATCGGTCAACGAATCGACAATCTGATCCACGACGAAGACTGGGAACAGCTCTTTGCTCGCCTAAGCAACGCGCCAAGCGGCGGACCGATGATGGGCAGGCTAGCGACGCGTCCCAGCGTCGCGTTGTCGTGGGCTTGGTTCGACGATGGCGAGGGCCACACGGTCATCTCCGGGCGCGAGCTGCTGCCGCGTGAAGAGTACGACCGAAGCGCCACCCGCGAGACGGTCCTGCGCGAGAAGGCCGAGCTGGAGACACGCGTCGCACAGGCCGAGGACTTCCTCGACTCGCTGGTCAACGCAATGCCGGACTTCATCTTCGTGGTCGATCGCAGCACGGCCATCACCTACTGCAACGACGAGTTCGCCAAGATCATCGGCTATACTCGGCGTGAGGAGGTCGAAGATCGCTTGATCGACGACGTGATGGCGCCAGATTTGGCGGCCTACTTCAAGTCGCAGGTGCAGCACGTGTTCGCCAGCGGCGAGCCGCTGCATCTGGTTGAAACGCTCGACATGCCCGGCGGCCGTATCCACACCGACACCTACAAGATTCCGCTGATCGGGTCGGACGGCGAGGTCATCGCGCTGGTCGGTTCATCGCGCGACATCACCGAGTTGATCGACACGCGCACCGCGCTGGCCGATCGCACCGCCGAGCTCGAGCGCATCAACCACGCCCTGCGCGAGGCGGAGCTCGAAGCCGAGAGCGCGCTTGAGAAGGAGCGCGAACTCCATCACGTCAAGAACCGATTCCTGTGGGTCGTCGCGCACGAGTTCCGTACACCGTTGACGGTGATCTCGCTGTCGATCGACCTGCTCGACAGCTACTTCGACATCATGACGCCCGACAAACGGCAGGATCAGATCGTACGCATGCGAAGCCAGCTCAAGCGGCTTGGCGCGCTGATCGACGAGATCGGGTACATCCATCGGCTGCAAACGGGCGGGTTCACCCTACGTGTCACGCCGGTCGACTTGCCGCGATTCCTGCGGGCCATCGCCAATGAAACCGAGCTGGTACGCGGCGAAGCAGGCCGCGTCGTCATCACATCCACGCCCAATAAAATCACCGCCGCACTGGATGAAACGCTCATGCAGCAGGTGTTTTCGAACCTGATCTCCAATGCCCTCAAATACTCCGGCAAGTACACGCAGGTGAACGTCCGCGTTGCGGTGAATGGCTCGAAGATTCTCGTCGCCGTCGAGGACAGCGGCATGGGGATCGGCGAAGACGAGCTTGAACAGGTCTTCCAGCCGTTCTTCCGCGGCGCCGAAACCAGCGGAATTCCGGGCACGGGCCTCGGCCTGACAATCGTCAAGCAGTCGGTGGAGGCCCACGGCGGTGCGATTCGTATTGCCAGCACGGTCGGCAAAGGCACCACCGTCACGGTCGAATTGCCATTGGTCGTCGCGCTGGAACAGATCGTCGTCTAG
- the murD gene encoding UDP-N-acetylmuramoyl-L-alanine--D-glutamate ligase — protein MLKHFDVLNGRRVVIVGFARQGQALARWLPTVGARPIVTDSKSAEQLGIDPADFPGVRFVLGENPPDLLDRADLVCVSGGVPLTIPLIVDAAAREIPVTNDAQLFVDRCPAPLIGITGSAGKTTTTTLVGQMIKAGGFQTWIGGNIGSVLLDVLNYIQPKDRVVMELSSFQLELMHSSPAIGAILNVTPNHLDRHGTMEAYMNAKSQIIAHQNSEGVAVLNKDDMGSMVMEGLASGDVCWFTRREIVSDGAFLAGERLFVSGRSSTTGDPQYVCDVSDIPLRGTHNVSNVLAACAIAGAAGVAAEPLAATIKAFKGVPHRLETVRVVNGVTWVNDSIATAPERVLAALDSYTEPIVLLLGGADKKLPWTELMAVTMRKCRHIVCFGRDGDIPLQAMEQVSGDTGIMSRVGTLDEAVAAAARVAQAGDVVLLSPGMTSYDAYLNFEVRGEAFRTLVAGLAGE, from the coding sequence ATGCTCAAACACTTCGACGTATTGAACGGCCGGCGCGTGGTGATCGTGGGGTTCGCGCGGCAGGGGCAGGCGCTGGCGCGTTGGCTCCCGACTGTCGGCGCGCGCCCGATCGTCACCGACAGCAAGAGCGCCGAGCAGTTGGGCATCGACCCAGCTGACTTCCCCGGCGTGCGTTTCGTGCTGGGCGAGAACCCGCCCGACCTGCTTGACCGTGCCGATCTGGTGTGCGTATCCGGCGGCGTGCCGCTGACGATCCCACTGATCGTGGACGCCGCAGCGCGCGAAATCCCCGTGACCAACGACGCGCAGTTGTTCGTGGACCGCTGCCCCGCGCCGCTGATCGGCATCACCGGCAGCGCCGGCAAGACCACCACCACCACACTGGTCGGCCAAATGATAAAGGCCGGCGGATTCCAGACATGGATCGGCGGCAACATCGGCAGCGTGCTGCTCGACGTGCTCAACTACATCCAGCCCAAAGACCGCGTCGTGATGGAACTGAGCAGCTTCCAGCTCGAGCTGATGCACTCCAGCCCGGCCATCGGCGCGATCCTGAACGTCACGCCCAACCACCTCGACCGGCACGGCACGATGGAAGCGTACATGAACGCCAAGTCGCAGATCATCGCGCATCAGAACAGCGAAGGCGTCGCGGTGCTGAACAAGGACGACATGGGCAGCATGGTAATGGAGGGCCTCGCGTCCGGCGACGTGTGCTGGTTCACGCGCCGCGAGATCGTCTCCGACGGGGCGTTCCTGGCCGGCGAACGGCTGTTCGTCAGCGGGCGCAGCAGCACCACTGGCGACCCGCAGTACGTGTGCGACGTGTCCGACATCCCCCTACGCGGGACGCACAACGTCTCGAACGTATTGGCCGCCTGCGCGATTGCCGGGGCGGCGGGCGTCGCTGCCGAGCCGCTGGCGGCGACGATCAAGGCGTTCAAGGGCGTGCCGCACCGGCTTGAGACCGTGCGCGTCGTCAACGGCGTGACGTGGGTGAACGACTCGATTGCCACCGCGCCGGAACGGGTGCTGGCGGCGCTCGACAGCTACACCGAACCCATCGTGCTGCTGTTGGGCGGCGCGGACAAGAAACTGCCGTGGACCGAGTTGATGGCCGTGACCATGCGCAAGTGCCGGCATATCGTGTGCTTCGGGCGCGACGGCGACATCCCGCTGCAGGCGATGGAGCAGGTGAGCGGCGACACGGGGATCATGTCGCGCGTCGGCACGCTGGACGAGGCGGTGGCGGCGGCGGCACGCGTGGCGCAAGCCGGCGACGTCGTGCTGCTCAGCCCGGGCATGACGAGTTACGACGCCTATCTCAATTTCGAAGTGCGCGGCGAAGCCTTCCGCACGCTGGTGGCGGGGCTGGCGGGGGAGTAG
- a CDS encoding alpha/beta hydrolase, translating to MTSIILDDITLFHDVSGDGEPVVLLHAGICDHRMWDPQWPTLTEKYRAVRLDLPGCGQSTLPPHAFAYHDIVLRLMDHLAIDRAVLIGASFGGSVALDVALAAPDRVRGLILAAPAVGGAITGWEVDAFGDQEDALIDSGDLDAAAQLNVDFWLVGQHRAAKDVNPALRQAVFTMQRGSFDVPVPEGCRSIKLDPPATTRLREIMAPTLVIGGLLDTPSFVDLARRAAHEIPNAQLWERPNTAHLPTYEDPDPATVRILEALSQFTGTPGPYYSD from the coding sequence ATGACGAGTATCATACTTGACGACATCACGCTATTCCATGACGTAAGCGGGGACGGCGAGCCTGTCGTGCTGCTGCATGCCGGCATCTGCGACCACCGCATGTGGGACCCGCAGTGGCCGACGCTGACGGAGAAGTATCGCGCCGTGCGCCTTGATCTACCCGGCTGCGGACAGTCGACCCTACCGCCGCATGCGTTCGCCTACCACGACATCGTGCTGCGGCTCATGGATCATCTGGCGATAGATCGGGCCGTGCTGATCGGCGCGTCGTTCGGCGGGAGTGTCGCGCTGGATGTCGCGCTGGCGGCGCCTGACCGCGTGCGCGGGCTGATCCTCGCCGCGCCGGCGGTGGGAGGCGCCATAACGGGGTGGGAGGTCGACGCGTTCGGCGATCAAGAAGACGCGCTGATCGACAGCGGCGATCTGGATGCGGCGGCACAGCTCAATGTCGACTTTTGGCTCGTCGGCCAACACCGCGCGGCGAAGGACGTTAACCCGGCACTGCGGCAGGCGGTATTCACGATGCAGCGGGGTTCGTTCGACGTTCCCGTGCCCGAAGGTTGCCGGTCGATCAAGCTCGACCCGCCGGCCACCACCCGCCTGCGCGAAATCATGGCGCCAACGCTGGTGATCGGCGGGCTGCTCGACACGCCCAGCTTCGTGGATCTGGCGCGGCGCGCCGCGCACGAAATCCCCAACGCGCAGCTGTGGGAACGCCCGAACACCGCGCATCTACCGACCTACGAAGACCCCGATCCCGCGACGGTGAGAATTCTGGAAGCGTTGTCGCAGTTCACGGGAACGCCCGGGCCTTATTACAGTGATTAA
- a CDS encoding phospho-N-acetylmuramoyl-pentapeptide-transferase — protein MGATSLPLTLTAAGLTFLLGVIWGGPFVEILRRLRMGKNILPEVTQHATKQGTPTTGGLMIVVPTLLVVLALNAASILRGGPGGSTLVLLAVMVGFAVLGWLDDFSGIRLSRGQMGQGMSERVKLIGQIVLSGAAAVVISLYDGGFAGANTVTIPLLGITLGLSPLIFIPVTMFAIVATANSVNFTDGLDGLCGIISASAFAAYGIIAYLQGQMFVTQFCFVLVGACFAFLWFNAHPAQLFMGDTGSMALGASLGLVAVMTGQWLLLPIIAIVPVSETISVILQRYYFKATGGQRLFKMAPLHHHFERSGWSETQVVQRFWLVGLLSAIIGVALALL, from the coding sequence ATGGGTGCGACATCGCTTCCGTTAACGCTGACCGCCGCCGGCCTGACCTTCCTGCTCGGCGTGATCTGGGGCGGGCCATTCGTTGAGATTCTGCGCCGGCTGCGGATGGGCAAGAACATCCTGCCGGAGGTCACCCAACACGCGACCAAGCAGGGCACGCCGACGACCGGCGGCTTGATGATCGTCGTGCCGACGCTGCTGGTCGTGCTGGCGCTGAACGCGGCAAGCATCCTGCGCGGCGGCCCCGGCGGTTCGACCCTCGTGCTGCTGGCGGTCATGGTCGGCTTTGCGGTGCTGGGCTGGCTGGACGATTTCAGCGGAATCCGCCTCAGCCGCGGGCAGATGGGTCAAGGGATGTCCGAACGGGTCAAGCTAATCGGCCAGATTGTGCTTTCCGGCGCGGCGGCGGTGGTCATTTCGCTGTACGACGGCGGGTTCGCCGGCGCCAACACCGTGACGATCCCGCTGCTTGGGATCACACTTGGCCTGTCGCCGCTGATCTTCATCCCGGTCACGATGTTTGCGATTGTCGCCACCGCCAACTCGGTCAACTTCACCGACGGCCTCGACGGCTTGTGCGGGATCATTAGCGCCAGCGCGTTCGCCGCCTACGGCATCATCGCCTACTTGCAGGGCCAGATGTTCGTGACGCAGTTCTGCTTCGTGCTGGTGGGGGCGTGCTTCGCGTTCCTGTGGTTCAACGCGCACCCGGCGCAGTTGTTCATGGGCGATACGGGGTCGATGGCGCTCGGCGCGTCGCTGGGGCTGGTCGCCGTCATGACCGGCCAATGGCTGTTGCTGCCGATCATCGCCATCGTGCCGGTGTCGGAGACGATCAGCGTGATCTTGCAGCGCTACTACTTCAAGGCGACGGGCGGGCAGCGGCTGTTCAAGATGGCCCCCTTACACCACCACTTCGAGCGCAGCGGCTGGAGCGAGACGCAGGTCGTTCAGCGCTTCTGGCTGGTCGGCCTGCTGAGCGCGATCATCGGCGTGGCGCTGGCACTGCTTTAG
- a CDS encoding thiolase family protein: MSSHSRENDVVVLGAARTPQGKFLGGLSGLNASELGRVAFKAAVDRSGVNPADLAEVIVGNVVSAGTGQALPRQISLGAGLPDSVGGTTVNKVCGSSLKAIMFAANGIRAGDGDVYLAGGVESMSRTPYLNDSIRTGNKYGAVHLRDALQIDGLWCSLVDWAMGNAAEFIGRQLEVTREEMDNFALRSHTLAARATDEGRFAAEMVPVTINGRKGPVTIDADESIRRDTSIEALAALKPAFEPDGAVTAGNAPGMNDGAAAVVVSRRSYAERNGHTPIARVVSYGQAAVDPHWLFYAPVKAIPVALARAGWSVDDVDLFEINEAFAAQVLADLRGLEREGHPVPIEKVNVHGGAIAIGHPLGASGARVLITLIHALKANGLKRGVAALCLGGAEAVAMCVEVE; this comes from the coding sequence ATGTCCAGCCATTCGCGTGAAAACGATGTCGTCGTCTTGGGGGCGGCGCGCACGCCGCAGGGCAAGTTTCTTGGCGGCCTCAGCGGGCTGAACGCCAGCGAACTTGGCCGTGTCGCGTTTAAGGCCGCCGTCGACCGCAGCGGAGTCAATCCGGCCGATCTGGCCGAAGTCATCGTCGGCAACGTCGTGAGCGCCGGCACCGGCCAAGCCCTGCCGCGCCAGATCAGCCTCGGCGCGGGCCTACCCGACAGTGTCGGTGGGACAACCGTCAACAAGGTGTGCGGCAGCAGCCTTAAGGCGATCATGTTCGCCGCCAACGGCATTAGGGCCGGCGATGGTGACGTCTATCTGGCCGGCGGCGTGGAGTCGATGAGCCGCACACCCTACCTCAACGACTCGATCCGGACCGGCAACAAATACGGCGCAGTGCACCTGCGCGATGCGCTGCAGATCGATGGACTGTGGTGCAGCCTCGTCGATTGGGCGATGGGCAACGCTGCCGAGTTCATCGGCAGGCAGTTGGAAGTGACCCGCGAAGAGATGGACAATTTCGCGCTGCGCAGTCACACGCTCGCCGCGCGCGCGACCGACGAGGGCCGCTTCGCCGCCGAGATGGTGCCGGTGACCATCAACGGCCGCAAAGGGCCGGTGACCATCGACGCCGATGAATCGATCCGGCGCGATACCAGCATCGAGGCGCTCGCAGCGCTCAAACCGGCATTCGAGCCGGATGGCGCGGTGACCGCCGGCAACGCCCCCGGCATGAACGACGGCGCCGCCGCAGTCGTGGTCAGCCGCCGGTCGTATGCCGAGCGCAACGGCCACACGCCGATCGCACGCGTCGTCAGCTATGGACAGGCAGCCGTCGATCCGCACTGGCTGTTCTACGCGCCCGTCAAGGCGATCCCCGTCGCATTGGCACGTGCGGGCTGGTCAGTGGACGATGTCGATCTGTTCGAGATTAATGAGGCATTTGCCGCGCAAGTGTTGGCCGATCTGCGCGGTCTGGAACGCGAAGGGCATCCGGTGCCCATCGAGAAGGTCAATGTTCACGGCGGCGCTATCGCTATCGGTCACCCGTTGGGCGCCAGCGGCGCGCGCGTCCTCATCACGCTGATTCACGCCCTCAAGGCCAACGGCCTCAAGCGCGGCGTCGCGGCCCTGTGCCTCGGCGGCGCCGAAGCCGTCGCCATGTGCGTCGAAGTCGAGTAA
- a CDS encoding DUF2283 domain-containing protein, translating to MDQESVMQLACDQDADVLYISVGEPRRAISREIGDDVLLRIDPDSGAIVGLTVPNLSSRGDLERLPLHMDLRELS from the coding sequence ATGGACCAGGAATCCGTAATGCAACTGGCCTGCGATCAGGATGCCGACGTTCTGTACATCTCCGTCGGTGAGCCGCGCCGTGCCATTTCGCGCGAGATCGGTGACGACGTCCTGCTCCGAATCGACCCGGATTCCGGCGCAATTGTGGGCCTGACGGTGCCAAACCTATCGTCACGCGGCGATCTGGAACGCTTGCCGCTACATATGGACCTGCGCGAATTGAGCTAG
- a CDS encoding cobalamin B12-binding domain-containing protein, with translation MSEKKSIRILIAKPGLDGHDRGAKVIARALRDAGFEVIYTGLRQTPEMIAEAALQEDVDVVGLSLLSGAHLTLVPRIRETLDRYELADVPLILGGIIPQSDYDAMQRVGVKGIFGPGTPTEEIVKAIHAIVGQRGERSPQ, from the coding sequence ATGTCGGAAAAGAAGTCCATTCGTATATTGATCGCCAAGCCGGGCCTGGATGGGCACGACCGCGGCGCAAAAGTGATCGCGCGGGCCTTGCGTGACGCCGGGTTCGAGGTGATCTATACCGGCCTGCGCCAAACGCCCGAGATGATTGCCGAGGCGGCGCTGCAAGAAGACGTCGATGTGGTCGGCCTAAGCCTGTTGAGCGGCGCGCACCTGACGCTGGTGCCGCGGATTCGCGAGACGCTCGACCGTTACGAGCTGGCCGACGTCCCGCTGATCCTCGGTGGAATCATCCCGCAGAGCGACTATGACGCGATGCAGCGGGTCGGGGTGAAGGGGATATTTGGCCCTGGCACGCCCACCGAGGAAATCGTCAAGGCGATTCACGCCATCGTGGGCCAGCGGGGCGAGCGGTCGCCCCAATGA
- a CDS encoding WD40 repeat domain-containing protein yields MYSHEQNDQVMTKPLLISHKWMISIVALLVGFSLSNFPAKLQPLAPGEYITALDWDSDGSRLAYGTGQVLLPWADIKAGLSQAALVERGGDEQFALSFSHSIVNVEIDPTGQTLLVFDLFVNLVDMQTGQLNLRRNPGSIAFQTGTWNPSTGSLLITTIYGSLVYDTTTWENLSYFGDFLLPSGRFSEGQRMADSIWSPDGIHVASSTTFGPIYVWDSSNLEGVLKATFTGHSASVQDAVWSPDGTLIASGDADGRVFVWNAQTGAVVTELVGHTDVILDIDWRSDGQRVITTSLDGTMRAWTWPSGAMTIVQSGAIVSAVAYSPDGTELAYGGLVPPDSPPEVVITDTPEILPAEGTR; encoded by the coding sequence ATGTACAGCCACGAGCAGAATGACCAGGTAATGACGAAGCCGCTCTTGATTTCGCACAAGTGGATGATTTCGATCGTTGCTCTGCTGGTTGGGTTCTCACTTAGCAACTTCCCTGCGAAGTTGCAACCTCTTGCTCCCGGAGAGTACATCACAGCCTTGGACTGGGATTCGGACGGATCGCGCCTGGCTTACGGTACCGGACAGGTTCTGCTGCCGTGGGCGGACATTAAAGCTGGTCTTTCTCAGGCTGCTTTAGTCGAACGTGGCGGTGACGAGCAATTTGCTTTGAGCTTTTCCCACAGCATAGTCAACGTCGAAATTGATCCCACGGGACAAACCCTATTGGTGTTTGACCTGTTTGTGAATTTGGTAGACATGCAGACGGGTCAGCTAAACCTTCGCAGAAACCCGGGAAGCATTGCATTCCAGACAGGAACGTGGAACCCGTCAACGGGCAGCCTCCTAATCACCACGATATATGGGTCGCTTGTCTATGACACTACAACGTGGGAAAACCTGAGCTACTTTGGGGATTTCCTACTCCCCTCAGGACGATTCTCAGAGGGCCAGCGCATGGCCGACAGCATATGGAGTCCGGACGGAATTCACGTCGCAAGCAGCACGACTTTTGGCCCCATCTATGTCTGGGACTCCAGCAACCTCGAAGGCGTGCTGAAGGCAACTTTCACCGGCCACTCGGCATCGGTTCAGGACGCGGTTTGGAGTCCAGACGGCACTCTGATTGCCAGTGGCGATGCGGACGGACGCGTCTTCGTGTGGAATGCGCAGACTGGCGCGGTAGTCACCGAACTTGTGGGACATACCGATGTAATTCTAGATATTGATTGGAGGTCGGACGGACAACGGGTTATCACGACGAGTCTGGATGGCACGATGCGCGCATGGACGTGGCCGTCGGGCGCAATGACCATCGTTCAATCAGGAGCAATCGTATCAGCCGTCGCCTACAGCCCGGATGGAACTGAACTTGCGTATGGCGGTTTGGTCCCCCCCGACAGCCCGCCTGAAGTTGTCATCACCGACACACCGGAGATTTTGCCGGCGGAGGGGACTCGCTAG
- a CDS encoding HIT domain-containing protein — protein sequence MPNDHLYTPWRLAYISALGPVETTGECVFCGKHHGTAESDAANLIVGRSTHVYAMMNLYPYSSGHLMVIPYNHIDTQENLPDAVLLDIMQTVNKAVGVLRAVYKPHGFNLGVNLGNAAGAGIAGHYHFHVVPRWFGDANFMTTVGDTRVIPESHEQAQSKLSAAWAAL from the coding sequence ATGCCGAACGATCATCTCTATACGCCGTGGCGACTCGCGTACATCTCTGCGCTCGGACCGGTCGAGACGACTGGCGAGTGCGTATTTTGCGGCAAGCACCACGGCACGGCAGAGAGCGACGCAGCCAACCTCATCGTCGGGCGCAGCACCCACGTCTACGCCATGATGAACCTCTATCCGTACAGCAGCGGGCACCTGATGGTTATCCCGTACAACCACATCGACACGCAGGAAAATCTGCCCGACGCGGTGCTGCTCGACATCATGCAAACGGTCAACAAGGCGGTCGGCGTGCTGCGCGCGGTGTACAAGCCGCACGGCTTCAACCTCGGCGTGAACCTCGGCAATGCGGCCGGCGCGGGAATCGCGGGTCACTACCACTTCCACGTCGTGCCGCGCTGGTTCGGCGACGCCAACTTCATGACGACGGTCGGTGACACACGCGTCATCCCCGAATCGCACGAACAGGCGCAGTCCAAGTTGTCCGCCGCATGGGCGGCGCTGTAA